The genomic DNA GATCGATCTGCTTTTCCGACGCGCACTGTGTTGAGCAATTGCTGATGGTGTGTCAAAAACCTCGCCTACTCGTCATCCCGGCGTAGGCCGGAAGCGCTTTGCAACAGCGAAGCTGGTCACCCATCCCTCAGTCATCGGCTTATTAGACAGCGTGTGGCAAGTAACTACGCTGAGGAATCGCTTCCGGCTTTCGCCGGAATGACGATGAAGGTTGAGGTTGTTCGATGTGCACCTCAACGGGTGCGGCCACCTCATCATGTGAAGACCGAAAGAACGCCACCTGCCGCGTCAAATCAAGCGCGAGCTCAAGCGACGTACGACTGGCGGCGCTGGCCTGTTCGGCCAATGCGGCGTTCTGCTGGGTCACATCGTCCAGCGCGGTAATCGCATCGCTGACCTGCGCAATTCCCGCTGACTGCTGCTGCGACGCCGCGGCAATCTCGGCCACGATATCGGCAACACGCTTGACTCCGCCATGGATGCCTTGCAGCGATGCTCCGGTGCGCTGCACGAGCTCGGCACCGGTCGTCACGCGATCGCTGGCATCGGCGATCATCGCCTTGATATCGCGTGCGGCCGTCGCGCTGCGATGCGCGAGTTGGCGCACCTCAGTGGCCACGACGGCGAAGCCGCGGCCTTGCTCGCCCGCGCGCGCCGCTTCTACGGCGGCGTTCAGCGCAAGAATATTCGTCTGAAACGCGATGCCGTCGATCAGCGTGGCGACCTCGGCAACGTTCTGGCTGGCCGTCAGAATCTGCGCCATCGCATCGGTGGCCGACTGCGCTACCAGCGCGCCCTGCTCGGCATCGCCACGCAAGGCCCTGGTCAACTCGCTTGCCGCCAGTGCGCCTTCCGCGTTTTGCCTGACCGAAGCCGACATCTCATCCATCGAGCTTGCCGTTTCTTCCAGCGACGCGGCCTGCTCCTGCGTCCGACGGGAAAGATCGTCGATGCCCTGGGCGATATCGCGCACCGCCAGACTCATTTGTTCGGCGTTGCCACGCACGCGACCGACCACCGTCGTAAGCGTCCTGTCCATCGAGGCGAGCGACTGCAAGGTATCGCTCAGCTCGTCGTTGCCGGCAATGACCAGTTCGTTATCGAGCGTACCGGCGCTGATGCTGGCCGCCAGTTGACGGGCACTGAAAAGGGGCGCCATGACCGCACGAACAAGCAGCAGGCTGGCGATCAGCAGGACGACCATCCCGATCAGTATCGTCGCGATGCTTATGTAGACCGTGCGCTTGTGACGCTGCTGTGCGGCGGCGTATTGCTCACCGGCCTGTTTGGCGTTGAACGTGACGTTGCGCAGAATGGCCACGCTTTCCACGTCGAACGCTGACGCCAGTTCATGCAGCGCGAGCGCCGACGCCTCATCGCGGTGCCCCGCGGCCAGCAAGGCGAGACTCCGGGTCACCAGCGGCGCTGCCACGACACGCGCATCGGTAAACGGCTTGGCCACCGCCAGGCCCTCGGGCGAGTCCGCTTGCAG from Dyella sp. GSA-30 includes the following:
- a CDS encoding methyl-accepting chemotaxis protein, giving the protein MRFTVKLKILATMASGFAIAIIVGGIGLAALDHTFDDLDHIFHRNLLPVAQVGDVRAAIATERGTVSRALLFGTVDAANDAMRKVAAIEQDMDTRWQAYLKLQADSPEGLAVAKPFTDARVVAAPLVTRSLALLAAGHRDEASALALHELASAFDVESVAILRNVTFNAKQAGEQYAAAQQRHKRTVYISIATILIGMVVLLIASLLLVRAVMAPLFSARQLAASISAGTLDNELVIAGNDELSDTLQSLASMDRTLTTVVGRVRGNAEQMSLAVRDIAQGIDDLSRRTQEQAASLEETASSMDEMSASVRQNAEGALAASELTRALRGDAEQGALVAQSATDAMAQILTASQNVAEVATLIDGIAFQTNILALNAAVEAARAGEQGRGFAVVATEVRQLAHRSATAARDIKAMIADASDRVTTGAELVQRTGASLQGIHGGVKRVADIVAEIAAASQQQSAGIAQVSDAITALDDVTQQNAALAEQASAASRTSLELALDLTRQVAFFRSSHDEVAAPVEVHIEQPQPSSSFRRKPEAIPQRSYLPHAV